aaaatgatttttatgttggcAAAGgcttattgcttttattttcaaatgcCTCTCATATGTATGCCTCTCAAAAATCTAATGCAAACTCTGCAGTAAGTATTGTGCTTATCATAGTTTTCTGTAAATgttcttaaaaatacatataccCTGTTGAAAGATTCCTTAAGACAGTGAtttttgggcccagagaaatagcacagcggcgtttgccttgcaagcagctgatccaggaccaaaggtggttggttcgaatcccggtgtcccatatggtcccccgtgcctgccaggagtaacccttgagcaccgccgggtgtggcccccccccaaaaaaagacagtgattgttctattaatattaatttatcaatattaattaatattaatactgTAGCATCTAAATGGTGCTATGGTGATCAGTAGAAAACAGCTACTAATTTTATTAGTGATAATGATAATATCCCATTTGCTGTAGCAATGTTAACGTTATTGTGACacccttttttccccccaaagtATAAAGATTCCATTTCCCTTTAAATTTAAACCCAGATTTACTTGTGAATCCCATGAAAGAAATATGAGTTAGAAGATCCTACCATCTTGTGTTTTTATCTCTGGTCCAATAATAAATTGATCCTAAgtcaaaaaaaatgatttttatgaaaATGGATATAACTAAATAATAAGATAATGGATATAACTAAACTTATGGCAATTATTAAGCAATATATAAATCAGATCACAAAGCTGTACACTGTTTATTAATCATTTACATTTCAATAAATCTGTAAAAGTGAAAAACTATCaacatgtaccatattttccggcgtataagacgaccgggcatataagacaaccccctaattttgcagttaaaacataggtttaggcctatattcgctgtatcagacagaacgttcctgtgctgcaactgtatgcaccacagtgagccaatcacaacaagcaaaggttcaaaggttctactgtaatagacttcccctctgactctggccaatctgagcaggctttgacagtgtagattcaggtccagaacattgtctaatttgcatgcatcaaaagcctgcttggattggctgagtcagagaggcggtccgagcaaccttgcagtgattggtcccttatcataggcaccttttctggcaattccctggtggcgtcagttaatctcccccactacatgaaccaaacaataccccatcctcagaccctagcactgaaccaccaacacagttagctgggttttgccagaagaggcccccagatctcctgagtactatttgggagcccccaataaagagatttggaaactctgcggcctgatttttcttttgttttgtttagccgcatattgaaacattttttggggatatactcggcgtataagatgacccctgattttggttgacttttttttgtttcaaaagctgtcttatacgccggaaaatacggtaaatggtAATTCATAACTTGTAATTTATAGTGTAGTTTAtcaaaataatatgataataaaaattaagaaaattaaaattaaaaaaattaagaaaaatgatttaaaaaaaagagaaaaaatagaattatgaCCAGATCGATTATTTTCTAGATTTCCAGTATCTTAGCAAAAAAACTTCATTGCCCTGGTTCTGGAATTTTGTAATTCCTGCACCTGGTCTCCGTATTGGCCTCATCACTCCTGAATGAATATTCCAGTGGAATATTCTTTAGTGCTTGCACCTTCAATGAACTGGTTGTGTCAAGCCATTTTCAGAACATTTGTTTGGTTCTTTGTGAagattttgtatgtgtgtgcatatgcgtGTGTGCGTGTCTGTAGTCACCAGCTGTGTCTGCTTTTGAGAGTGGGCTGACCAGGACCTCTTTCTTCACAGACTTCCACCGCTGCGAGAAGGCAATGAACGCCAAAGGGGGTGACGTCTCTGTGTGCCAGTGGTACCAGCGTGTGTACAAGTCCCTCTGCCCCATATCCTGGGTATGTGTCTCATTCTGGGGGTGCTGAGGTGGGTGGGATCTTCTGGGTAGGACCATAGTGTTTTGGTAGGTGCTCATCTGTGAGAGGAAGAGAGGACaggcattattttttgtttgtttggtttgatttgatttggttttggggccacatccagtggtgctccaaggttactcctagttctgcaatcataatcactcctggagggttcagggaactgtaagggatgccagggatcgaacccaggtcagctgtgtgcaaggcaatagcaccctatccgctgtgctattgctccagccccaaaggacaggcttttcttctgattttttgtttgtttatgtgtttgttttggtttaggtgccacacccaacagtgctcagggcttactgctggctctgtactcaggaatcactcctgatgtgctcaggggaccatatagggtgctgggaattgaacatgaaTCAGACAATCGCCCTCCCCATTGTACAGTCGTTCCAGCTCCAGACTTTTTCTTCTGGACTTCATTTCTTCCTAGAGTATCACCCATTCTTCCACGGACACTTTTTTTGGAGTGGTATGGGGTGGCTTTTAACTAGAGCACTGTCACCCGTGTACTGTCACCCGTGTGCAGATAGTGGTGGTTGGGTCAGCCTATGTTTACGCCACTTGTGTGATatcattttttatggtttttgtttttgtttctattgtttgCGGCCatagctagcagtgctcagggcttacacctggctcttgaattcagggatcactcctggaaggcctcAGAGAACCTTATGTAGTGCTGGTGATCACACCATGGTCAGTTAGTACCACCTGTAGTCTCTCTTGTCACAATTAACGgcttttgtttatgtattttgggGCCAGCCTAGTTCAGGAGAGCAACCCCTTGGAGGCTGGTCTCACTGGTGCTGTAAGAAACTAGCCAGGGGATTGATTCCAGGGCTTTTACGTAAAGTGTGTACTGTTATCCTCCCCTTTATGCCTTCTTCCTGATCCTCCTTTTTATTATGAACATTTCAAATAGACAAGAGTgagaaatatggggccgggcggtggcgcaagaggtaaggtgcctgccttgcctgcgctagccttggacggaccacagttcgatcccctggcgtcccatatggtcccccaagccaggagcaacttctgagcgcatagccaggagtaacccctgagcgttaccgggtgtggcccaaaaaccaaaaaaaaaaaaaaaaaagaaaagagtgagaaaTAGTTCAGTGAACCACAAATGAACTCATTGCTCAAAGTCGGTAGTTtcaagatgggcccggagagatggcacagcggcgtttgccttgcaagcagccgatccaggaccaaaggtggttggttcgaatcccggtgtcccatatggtcccctgtgcctgccaggagctatttctgagcagtcaggagtaacccctgagcaccgccgggtgtgacccaaaaactaaaaaaacaaaaacaaaaaaaaaacagtagtttCAAGATTTTTTTCACCTTTCTCTGATCgtctgtttcctttttctttcctttgctgaAATATTTTAATCAACTAAGTCAGAAGGACCATTTTATGCTGAGTACAGTGTGCGTCCTGGAGGTGCTGGCAGTCAGAACTCTGCAACCTTGGTCCTCATAGGACCAGACTATTGATCTCTTTTTGTCACTCGGTCATactctttagttttatttcattcatatgcttttgatttttgggccaaactaGCACTgatcatgaattactcctggctctacaactcagtaatcattcctgccagtgctcaggagaccatatgggatgtcagggatagaacctaggtcagttgcatgcaaagcacatgctctaactgctgtattattgctccagcacctcttttatttatttatttattaataatgaaataatatttagcATTGCTCCTTTCATCAAGTCAAATATATGTTAACCAAAGGAAACATGGCCCTGgcacccccaaacatcaccagttCTTTcttagatcttttttgtttttgtttttgtttttgtgtcacaccttgcagcgctcaggggttactcctgcctctgcgctcagaaatcacccctggcaggctcatgggaccgtatggggtgccgggatttgagccaccatctctctgcatgaaaggcaaacaccctaccactgtgctatctctccggcccctcttagaTCTTTTTTGGGgagttgtttttgtgtcacacctggcagtgctcaagagtactctagttttgcactcagaaattattcacgggaccatatggggtgctgggggtttGCTAgaattagcatgtgcaaggcagatgctttacctgctgtactcttctTACCAGTGCCCGTAGGAGCCTTTTTTATTGACCTGCCATATTGCCTTAATTTTTAGATGGTTTCCTTTTGAgattgggttctttttttttttttttttttctttattgggggcttgggccactcctgactctatgctcagagatcactcatagcagtgcttggggagccaatttgatgctggggattgagctgcGGTGGCTACAAGCACTCTACTCAACTGTCTCTTCCACAGTTGTTCAGTGTCTTACCCATCTTGATGCCTGTCTTTGGTTTGTTCCTTGGGCCTTTGCCTGGGGAGCTTCTTGGCTTTCTCTCCTCACTAATCTTACTGACTTGGGTCTGAGTCTCCAGTGGCCTTTGGACTTCTTGGCTCTCCACAATCTTGTTAACACGTGGTTCTTGTCATGTGCTCCAATCTCGGGTGTCCCAGATCCTGCTGCAGGTCCCAGTGGCACCCCATGTCCCATCCCAAGCACGGGGCTTGCCCTGACTGGGCTGCAGCAGTCTGTGGGGCTCCTTCCATTATGCCCAGCTGCATGGTGCTTTTTTTGGAGGCTACACAGAGCTGATGGCTATGCCCCATGTGGTATTTAGAGGACCCTGTGCCAGGGCTGGAAcccaggcctcttgcatgcagCATGGGCTCAGCCCTTTGAATGCCCCTCCCCCCTAGCCATGTCACTATTTCAAATGCTACTTTAGTAAACAATTTCATTGCACCAAATGTGTTTTCTCTAAGAACCAGGGAACATTCAGAAGAACCCATGTTAGGTCAGACATGGTACATTTATCTGGCTTGACATGATAATGCAGAAAGAGCTCTAAACCAGGACATGCAAGTTCTAGAACAGTCTCCTTAGTTGACCCACCTTTAAGCACAGCAAGATGTGGGTGTGTAATAAAGTCACACATATTTGGCACTGACTTCATGCCAGCCACATTGAAGACATTGGATGGTATCTAAAGGACCCTGAGAGAGGAGGGTGAGGTCAGGCTCCGAGATGCTAATTTTTCAGCCTGGGAAGCGAGCCCCTGACTGGCCATGTCATTAACTCAGTTCTCACACAGACATTTGTGGATGGGAGTTCAGACTCACCTCTATCAGCCTTGCTTTTGGCCTCTAGTAACTAACAAGTAAGTgtatcagaagttactcctagtcAGGTGAGAGGAGCAAACATGCTTCTAAGAAGCCCTGAAAGGAAGGTTCGTGGGAGCAGGGGAAAGTGAAGAGTGCGCTTGTCAATAGAATCCCGCCCCTTCTTCCACACCCCTTTTGTCCTATTGTAGTGACTGGGGTTATGTGCCCAGTCTTGGTGCTCGGCAGGGGTACCAGTTGTCTCACTGTAGCCCTCCAGCTATCCCGGCTGAAGTGCTTTTTGGGAATCTTTGAACCTGGCTCTCTTGGAGACCCTTGTTTGCTGGGGTCAATCCCAGCCTTGTTCTCCCCCACGGTTGTCTAGTTCTCCTTTGgctttctttctcatttgtttgtagtgctgagggcttactggGTCTCTGCtctgattactcttggctgtactcaggggaccatgtgagatgctggagattgaagccgGGTCCGTCCACCATGTGCAAGGGGAATGCCTTACCTGTTGGGCTATTGCACTGGCCGCTTTTCcctgtttgtatgtttgtttttcctGATAAAGACCTCTAGACTCCGATTCCTTAGGCAGGGCACAGCCACACTCCTGAAACTCCATATTTCTCTCAGGAACAGCCCTGCTGGGACGGGACATGACAGGGGATTTGTCTcttattcctccttccttccactaCCTGGGAAGGACAGTTCTTGGGGGCAGAAGATGGGAATGTtccacctggtggtgcccagtaGCAGCATGCAGTGtggggagattgaacccaggacagcgaTGCTGGCTGGAGCAATGCCCGTACCGGCACACAAAATTGGGGAGGAGGGCTGAAGACCCTCCAGGGGGTCACCCCAATGGACTTAACACTGGCCCTGTCCCCGCAGGTGTCGGCGTGGGATGACCGCCGGGCTGACGGCACGTTTCCGGGGAAGATCTGAGCTGGCTCCACCCTCTGTCCTTTTCCCAGGATGCTGAAGGACCAGAGCACTTTGAGATCCCCACGCTGGGATTCTGACTCTTGACTTAACTAATAAACACTTACTGAAAACCCATGTAAGACTCTGTGTAAAAGGGCTGAAAGAAACTGGTGGTAAGACAGATGTGACAATAAGAGACTCAAACTGCTTTGGGGTTTTGAGTTTTTTGTGGGGGAAgaaaccatacctggcagtgcatagtcctgaatcctggctctgaactcagggtcagttgtgtttttttttgtttttgttttgctttgtgggccacacccagtgatgctcaggggttactcctggctatgctctcagaaatcgctcctggcttgggggaccatatgggacgccgggggatcgaaccgtggtctgtcctagtttagcctgtgcaaggcaaatgccctaccacttgtgccaccgctctagcccatGGTCAGTTCTGATGAGGACTGggaaatgatatgggatgctggagattggccagtacaaggcaaatgtcctgccaattgtactatctccagccctgtattttcttttcttttcttttcttttttttttttgtttttgtttttgtttttgttttgggtcacactcagcagtgctcaggttactcctggcttgacactcagaaatcgctcctggcaggctgggggggggggtgtcatatgggatgctgggatttgaaccaccatccttcttcatgcaaggcaaacaccctgcctccatgctatctctccagccccgtgttttattttttctttctttctttttttttttttttttgtattttattttcttttaaaattttattttcaaacttttgGAGGGCAGGTGAGGCTGGGCCATatcccactgtgctcaggggtcctgcAGATGAAGCAAAGCAAAGGCTCCAATTGAGACTGCCTCAGGTTCAATCAGTGAACCTTGACATCTCCCATGCCAGACAACAGAGGGTTTATACAAAATAGCCTCAAaactttatatgtttttttttttaatttctttttttttttttcgggccacacccgttagatgctcaggggttactcctggctacgcgctcagaaattgcccctggcttggggggaccatatgggacaccgggggatcgaaccgtggtcctttccttggctagcgcttgtaaggcagacaccttacctctagcgccacctcgccggcgcCAACTTTATatgttttaactcttttttttttttttttttggtttttgggccacacccagtaacgctcaggggttactcctggctatgcactcagaagttgctcctggcttgggggaccatatgggacaccgggggatcgaaccgctgtccgtccaaggctagcgcaggcaaggcaggcaccttacctttagcgccaccgcccggccccatgttttaaCTCTTATCTGTATGATTTTATTTGTAGACTTTTTAGGTTACACCCCGTGGTACttaaggctctgtgctcagatgtcattccgagcagtgttcaggggaccataagtggtgctagcaatggaaccacagtcagtcctgttAGGCAAACACCATAACCTCTATACTGTCAGGCCCCCAAaagataacttttaatttttcagtcACAGATAAAGCATCCTGACTCTGGATTTACCTTGCTCAATCAGGGGGTCAGCCAGCCTCCACCATCTTCTGCAGAGCTTAGAAACTAGAATGACTAAAGGTCTGGCAGGAGGCTAGTAAGGAGGAGGCTCCTGTGTGCATCTGGGTATCTTCCTACCAAAGCACCTGCTTGCTTGGTGGCCCCCTTCGTGGGTGAAGTGGCCACTGGCAATTTCTTCTGGGGACAAGAAGTTTTCCCTTTCGCCACTCTCACTGGTCCTGTGGGGTGATCTAGGGAAAAGGCTCTCCCAAAGGGCCCAAATCCTTTCACATTTCCCAATAAACCAAGGAAGGGAATTTTCAATGGACTATCCCAAACCTCAGCCAGCACCTTGATTCTTCCTCTTATAGCACCTATGTGGGTccttagagatagtacagcacatagggtgcttgccttgtacattgaCAACTGGGATTTGACCCTGGCACCCAGGGTCTACCTGGCCTTACCAGCAGTAATCAACCCTGAGTTTTGTGCCAGCAGTAAGCTCGGAGCACTGCTCCAACAAGGGACATGGTGgttctctcttgtctctgtctctccctttccctctccctctttgtttctgtctctgtttcttcctTCACTCTCCCTTTTTACTTTTCCCCACTTCCTttcattccctccctctttttccttcattctttttcccTCTTCCATCTTAttccccctctcctttcctcctcttcctacaCTGGTTTCCAGGACAGTTTGAATTAGGGCAGTTCAGCTTATCACCTCTTGAAATGTAGACCATCCATGCCCATCACTGGTGTCTGACCCTCTGTCACTGCCAtaggccccaccccacccccaccatgcCTTTCTGGAAACCACTATATTGCTGTCAGAGTCTAAGGACTGTTTGTTTTGTCATCGTTTATGttggtgtttttttctctctgatttattcCTCTCAGCAGACTTTcctcaatttcattttttgtttgtttgttttttgggccacacccctagtcactcgggttactcctggctctttgctcagaaatctggcaggcacaggggaccatatgggatgccgggatctaacCACTATCAATCCTGGTtcggatgtgtgcaaggcaaacaccctaccactctgctatctctctggcccctaaatgatatttttcaagaaaaaggAAAGCATTACTACTGCAAAAGACTCccaatagctaaaacaatcccaTGGGAAAATGAAGGTAATATGCTCTACAagttgaaccacatccctagcttcctcctcttctttctcctcttttttttctctcttctttctcttcctcctcttctcactcttcctccagctcattttattattattctcttcttgggtctctgggactccaatgattcttatgttgtttctgttgagtttatcaaagacttctatttatatttgttcacattctttgagagtTTTCCCAcggatcatttgctttaaggttcttttccaatctcttctgctgtatggaattgttctgcTTTCCTCTTCCAGGTCACTGATTCtgccctcagctgctgttactctgtccaagaggctttccattgaggttttcatttcatctactgagacTTTTCAGCCCTGCTGTTTcagattggagttttctgatttttatcttcgtGCTCTGTTCGGCTCCACCtaagctttctttgagttctatgaacatcctccatattctCTAAACACCTTCCCTGAGAGGATAACTAGTTAGTTGgtacttttcgggtcatcaggactgccatcttcattctctatgcatggtgttgtcctgcattgtttccccattgccacttTTGTAATgtggtttttaatatattttgtggttggatttatgggctagaagatgtgcatggccgctccgcttcccTCTGCggctgcactcctctggctccacccttattGGGTGTTGGGTCCTGAAGAAATTATGTTTGCTGCCTTCTTCTTGGCTGCTTCATGAAGGAAAACAGGCAGTGAGCGAGGAAGCAGCCTTATATAATGACTCTCCTGTGCCCAAACAGCAGGAATCAGCCTACATCCTATTGGGCAGAGACAGCTTACCAGgtgttgggccctgaagagattatattCACTTTCGTCTTCTTGGCTACCTCACACAGGAAAGCagctgccaggagccatttcagagctcagagccaagagtaacccctgagtggcactaggtgtgacccaaaaccaaaaaacaaaaaaaatggggggccagagaaatagcatgcaggtaagacgtttgccttatatacataaggttggtggttcgaatcccggcatcccatatggtcccctgaacctaccaggagcgatttctgagtgtagatccaggagtaacccctgagcactgccgggtgtgacccaaaagccaaaaataaaaaaataaaaaaataaaatgaaattcacCCCAcacaaaaatgaatcaaaatgaaCTATACCTGACTATACAACCTAAAACTACAAAGTGGAAGAAATACATTGGAGATGCATTGCTTTGGTATGCACTTTAGAGATGACTTACCCCAACAAAACCAGGTCTGAACTTTTCCCTAGTTCTGATTTCACACAGTTCTTTCCACCTCCTTTCTTAGCAAGGGGCTAGAGGCTGTAAAACTACTATTTCCCTATCTTACTTAGGCCCTTCCAAAAAATTGGCAAGCCATGTATGACTCAGACGACCCCTATTTTACAATGATGCTCCCATCCCATGCAGTTTGGTATATTTGCACACCAATGACTACATAAAATAAGGTTCAGTGCAGGAAACAAAACTACCCAAAGCAAAAAGACTAATATGAGAAGATTTGTGCTGCGGCCATACCAGACAGCGATGAGGACTtactctgactctgtactcagtggTCATTTCTGATGTAGTTCTGGGGTTCGAaccaggtcagttgcatacaaggcaagcacattacctacCATATTACTGCTCCAGTTTAAATATGAGAAATTTGCT
This window of the Suncus etruscus isolate mSunEtr1 chromosome 14, mSunEtr1.pri.cur, whole genome shotgun sequence genome carries:
- the LOC126027685 gene encoding cytochrome c oxidase subunit 6B1; the protein is MAEDMKRKIKNYQTAPFDSRFPNQNQTRNCWQNYLDFHRCEKAMNAKGGDVSVCQWYQRVYKSLCPISWVSAWDDRRADGTFPGKI